The segment TCCTAACGCAAAAGAGGGCGGCGGTGCGGCTGCTGAGATTCTTCCAGTAAAACATGAAATGGCAACGGATAAATCGTTGAAACGACTGGTCTTTTTGGACGGGAAGATCCTTCGCTTCCGCCTACGCTACGGCTACGGCTACGGCTACGGCTACTGCGGACGAGCGCTCAGAATGACAGCCGAAGAGCGCTCTGGATGACAGACCGCGAGCACTCGGAATGACCGGTGGCGCGGCACAGATCGGCTCTCGACATAAGAATTTGATCGGCGATGAACTGTTTCAACGTCGCAACACTCGTCGGCCTCCGCCGTTTCCCGGGCGTTTGGGCGATGTTGCTGGTATGATGGCGCGAATCCAACCACATGTGGACTTCGCGCGCGCGGGGAACTCAAGATTTTGAGGACTCGCACCCCGCGCGGCAAGAACGCGGCGGTTCACGACGCCCCCCCGCGAAATTCGTCGGATTCAGCCGGTCAGGACGACGCGGCGGCTCTCTGCGAGAAGTGCTCGTCGAAGCCGCGCCAGGCGGTGGATTCTTCGCCGTAGGCGGCGTCGAGAAACCCCAGCAGGAACTTCACGTCATCTTTCGTGATCGGCGGCGTGTCGCGAAGCCGCATCTTGGCCAGCGCGCCGAAGGTGATCGAGCGCTTGTCCTCGCGCGGCCAGCTCTGCCACACGCCGTACTTGTTCCACAGCTCCTCGGACATTCCCGCGAACTGTTCGTCGGTGATCTCGCCGGACGCCCACTGATTCAGAAGATCGCGCAGGGTCTGGCGGCTAAAGCATTCGCTCGACATGGGTTCACTCTCCGTCGGCGCAAGGGCCGTTCAACGTTGATCTGGTGAGCGCACCATTAAACCACGCCGAAAATTCGCGCGTTGATCTGCGTCATTGGCCGGATGTTTGTCGAACCCAGTCGGCAAAGCTGGGATAGCGCGGCGACCAGCCCAGCGACGCGCGCGTGGCGGAGTTGTCGAGCCGCCGGCCAAGCGGGCCGTCGCGGCCGGTGAAACGGCACGCCGCCGCGCCCGTGGATTCCAGCGCGCTCACCAGGTCGACCCGCGTGATCGGCGCGTTGTCGCACCCGATCAGGACACGGCCTCGAACTTCCGCGTCCAGCGCCGCGACGCACAGCGACGCCGCGTCGTCGTAGTGGATCAGATTGATGAGCCCGTCGGGCCGCCGATCGGACGTGGCCATGCGTCCGTACACGCGATGCGGCCCGCGCAGGGCGTCGTAAAGCCCCGCGAGGCGCACCGCGCAACCGCCCGCGGCGAGCACCGGCGTTTCGGCGTCGAGCAACTCGTGCGCGCGGGGCGTATCGATTGTGGGGGAGTCTTCGCGACAGACCGCGCCGTCGTCGTAGGGATACACCGCTGTGCTCGACGTCATCACGAACGCGCCCTCGCCGTTCCAACATCGCAGCGCGCGGCGCACTTCTTCCGAGTATTCACCCGCCACCGAAGGCGGCACGCAAAAAGCCGCAAACGGCGCCGGATCGACGGCATCGCCCGCGAGCGCCGGCTCGAGTCCCATCTCGCGAAGTTGCGCGAACCGGAGATCCGTCCGCGTAACCGCAACGACGCGCGCCCGCGGGAAGCGTTCGCGCCACAAAGCGCCGATGCGCGTGCCGAGCCTTCCGGCTCCGATGACGATGAGATCACGATTCATGTGAAGAGGTGCGACCGATTCAGAAATGATCGGATTCGTTCGCCGGAAACTTCGGCTCCGTCCGTCCCGCGGACCATGAAAGCACCGGCACCTTGCCGATCGCCGATTCGATCCGGTTCACCTGGGACTCGGAGAGCAATCCGAAACGCACACCCACGGCGAAGCTGTTGTCGCGCGGGGTGACGTGGACGAGTTGCGCCGGGATGTCCATCCCGCCGAGCGGGCCGTCGGCCACCTTGAGATGCATGCGGCGCGCACCGCGTGGAAGCGCGAGGTCGTCCGCTTCGTCGTAAACGATTCGCGCGCCGCCCATGGACAGATCTTCGAATCGGCCCGGGAAGGGCCGATGATCCTCGCCGTTGATGAGCGTGAAATGGAGTCGGCCGCCGCACGTGATGCGTGTGTGGGTCCGGCGATAGCGGGCGGAGTCTTCTTCGAGGAGGTCGAGCGGGATGCGGTGTTCCCACATGAACGCGCGAAGGTTGGACAGCGGGATACGCCGTTCCTTGCCGACGGGCAGCCGATAGCCTCCGAGCATGCCCTCGTCGAACCAACGCGTGACGGTATTGGCGGTCGTTCCCAGCAGTCTGGCCACGTCGCCGGTCGTGTACATCCGCTTCATGCCGGTCTTCCGCTGCATGGTTCAACTCCTTTTCGGCGATTTCCTCAATTAAATCAAGCAGTCATGGGCATTTTCCTAGAATTCACTTCAAGTTTTCCCGCTGCGAGCCGTCTCCGGCTCGCCACGAGGAGCGTCACGGCCATCACCACGAGGAGCATCACACCCGAAAACCCGAATCGCGGCGGATTTCCACCGGTCAATTCATAAAAGTGATTTTACGCTTTGTTGACGTCGAGATCTATCGAAATATCTCTAGAACTGCCGGTTACCGTAAGGAAATTCACCAGAAAGGCAGTTTTTTCGATGAATCTTACGATGCGGAAATGAACCGGCGGCGAATTTCATAGAGTGCAACGGTCGCCGCCGACGCGACATTGAGCGAATTCTTCACGCCGACCATCGGGATCGCGACCACGGCGTCGCAGCGTGTGAGAATTTCCGGCGAAATCCCCGTGACTTCGTTGCCGACCACGAGCGCGACGGGGTCGGGCCAATCGAAATCGTGAATCGGCGTGGCGCTCGGTGCGGCCTCGAGCGCCACGATGGCGCAACCCGCGGCGTGCAGTTCGTCGAGCGCCCAGTTCGTCGACGCGTGATAGCTCCACGGAACGACATCTGTCGCGCCGAGCGCGGTCTTCTCGAGTTTCGCGTTCGGCGGGTGCGCCGTGATGCCGCACAGTACGACGCGCGCCACGCCGACCGCATCCGCGGTGCGGAACATCGCCCCCACGTTGTACGCACTGCGGATGTTGTCGAGCACGAGGTGGACGTTCATCGACGACGCCATCGACCTTCGCGCGACGAACGCCCGTTCACTTCGCCGGGCGTTCGAGTTTCTTCAGAATCTGACCCGCCCAATTCAGCTTGAGCGCGGGGCGACCCTTGTGCGTGTCGAACACGTACGCGGCCAGGAGCGGTATCGAGACGCTGGGTTCGACCCACGCCATCGCGAAATGCGCCTTGCGGTCGATCTTGCCCCAGCTCTGCGCCTCGCCGAGGGTGGACGACGACAGGCCGCCGTCCATCGTCACTGCCGTCGTCACCTGCAGGGCGTAGTCGTGGCCGCGATCGAGTCCGAAGATGTAGCCCATCACGATCGAGTCGTTGATGTAGTTCTTCGGCACGCCGCCCGCCACGTAAAACGCCGCGGTGGATTTGGATTTCACGACGATCTGCGTGAGCTCGTAGTTGTCCTGGATCGAGTCGATCGCGATCGACTTGTCGAGTTCGTGGATGTGCCGGTTGCGGTGATCGGTGAGGCCGATGCCGATGGAGCTGTCGTTGAGCGCCGGGCAGAAAATCGGGATGCCACGCTCGTGACACGCACGCACGATCGAATTCGGATCGTCGAGTTTCGAGCCGACGAAATCGAGGTATTGGCGGCTCGAATAGTTCCCCGGCGGCAGTTCATCCGCGATGCGTCCGAGCCACAGGTCCGTGTTCCAGAACGCTTCTTCGTCCACGTAGGTGTCGTAGATGCGATCGATGTAGTGGTCGCGCAAAATGGTGTCGTCGGCGCCCGTCGTGCCCTTGTAGTGGTGGAAGCCGCGCGCTTGATAAATGTCCTGATACATGATCGCGCCGGTCGAAACGATCACGTCCACGTATCCGCCCGTCACGAGCTCGCGGATCACGTTACGCAGCCCCGCGGCGATCAGCGGACCGGCGAGGCCCAGCAAAACCGTGGGGCGCTTTTTGTCGGTGTAGATGCCGTCCAGCACCTCGGCGCACTGGCCGATCGCGCGAGCCTGGATGCTCATGCCCTTCATGCCGCCGACGAGGTCCGCCACGCGGAAACCCCGGGTGAGGCCGAGCTGTTTCACGGGGGTCTTGAGGATTTTCTTCTTGGACGCCCGCAGCTCGGGCGTGAGAACCGAACTCACTTTCGCCGTCTTTTCACCGGCCATCTCGCGACTCCTTGGGGGATGAACCCGCACCGATTCGCCGCTTGGGTTGGCGGCCTTTCGTTGTGGGATTTGCCTGCTTCGTGCGGAGCGCACACTAGCACAGGCGCGTTTCGCGCGGCAATCGCCGGGAATGCAAAACGGCGGCCCGGGAGCCGCCGTCATCGATTTCGGAAACGGGATCTACAGCCCGATGATGTTGTCGATGTGGTCGTAGAAATCATCGACGTAGTTGCTCTTGTAGCGAATCACGCCGTCCTCATCCATGACCCAATAGAACGGGATGTAGCCGTTGCCGACCGGGCCGCCGACCGCCCAGCCCGGGTCGATCAGGACCGGGATCGTCAGGTCGTATTTGTTGACCCAGCTGTCGATCTGCGTGTCGGTCGGCGTCAAGTTGTGATAGTTCTCGGCGATGAGCTGCGCCACGACGACGCCGTTTGCGGCGTAGGAGTCGGCGAGATCCTGCAGGTTCGGCGTGTCCATTCGGCAGGGCACGCACCACATGGCCGACGAGTCGAGCATGACGATGCTGCCCGCATGGTCGTAAAGCGTCCATGGCTCGCTGTTGTTGTCCGCCAGCGTGAAGTCCGGCATCTGGTCGCCGATGTCGTAGCCGATCTGAACGTCGTCATCGTCGCCGGTATCGTCATCGGTCGTGTCATCGTCCGTTGAGTCGTCGTCGGCCGTGTCATCGTCGGCCGTGTCGTCATCGGCGGCGTCGTCATCCGCGGTGTCGTCATCGGTCGCATCGTCGTCGTCGGCATCGTCGTCGACCGAATCGTCGTCATCGCCGTCGTCGTCCGGCGGCACGTAGACATCGTCGTCCGATTCGTTGCCGGTATCGTTGTCGTCGTCGTCATCGCCGCCGCACGCCACCACGCCGGAGACCGCCAACACCACCGCCACCATCAACGCCGGGAATCGCCATGTCATGAAAATCATCCTCCCCGTCGCGCCCGCAGGCTGCGTCGCGAAACTGAAGAATTTTAGGCTCGTCGGCCCCGGTACGCAACCGCCGGTTCGGGATCGGGCCGAGGCGCCCGCCCTGCCCGCGCGTTCGGCTTGACAGCACCGAAGCGGCGTCGAAGATGAAGCCCCATTGGGGGAATCGACATGGCCGAATCGGGCAATCTGCTGGGCCGTCTCGCGAAAATTCGGGACGAGAAGATGGACGAGATCGCGACGGAGCTGCTTTCCAATCCCCGGTTCGCGCAGGCGCTGGGCGCGGCCATCGCGCGCGTCACCAAAACCAAGGAGCGCATGAACCGAAACGTGGCGCTCATGATGTCGATGACGGGTCTGCCGAGCAAGAACGATTACGAGACGCTCGCCCAGCGCGCGCAGAGCATGTCGAAAAACATCAACCGCCTCGAGGAGCGGATCGACGAGCTCACCGCCCGGCTCGAAAAACTCGGCGAAAAACTCGGAACGACCAAGGCCCGAACGAAAACCGCCGCGCGCTGATCGGAGGACCCGGTGCGCATCATCGCCTTCGTGAACGAAAAAGGCGGAAGCTGCAAAACCACGCTGTCGGTCAACATCGCGGCGTATTTCGCCTTGCGGCTCGGGCTGCGCGTGCTGCTGGTCGATCTCGATCCGCAGGGCCAGAGCGGCAAGTCGCTCGGGCTCGACGTCAAAGGCGCGGCGCGCACGACGCTCGACCTGTTGATGAACAACGCGCTCGGCGTGGCCGATGTGGCGGTGGCGTCGCGCATCCCCGGGCTCGACGTCGTGATCGCCAACAAAACGCTGACGGATTTCCCGATCGCCGCCGGCGCGGACGACGACCGCGCCCTGAAGCTCAAAACCAAAATCGACGCCGCGAGCGGATACGACTACGTGGTCTTCGATTCGCCGCCGTCGCTCGGCCTCATCACGGTCAACATCATGGTCGCCGCGAAAGAGATCGTGATCCCCGTGAACATGACCTTTCTCGCCCTCGACGGCTGCGCGGAGATCGTCGAGACCGTCGACGCCGTGCGCGAGAGCTACGACTGCCCGGACCTGCGCGTTGCGCTCGTCGTGCCGGTGCTCTATCGCAACACGCGCCTCGCCAACGCGATTCTGGGCAAACTGCGCGAGTTCTTCGGCGAGCGGCTGTCGTCGACGATCGTGGGCTACAACGTCGCCATAGACGAGGCGCAAAGCTACGGCCAGACGATTTGGGAGTATGCGCCGCGCTCAAAGGGCGCGGAGCTGATCGAGGCCCTCGCGAAGGAAATTCACGGCGCGGCCTGACCCGGCTCGCCCTTCAAAAATTCGATCATCAACGGATTGACGATTTCCGGCGACTCCTGGTGCCCAAGGTGGCCGCTGTTCGGCACCATCTCGAGCCGCGCGTTCGGCAGCGCGTCGCGCAGCCGTGGACCGAGCGCGGGCGGAACCCACTTGTCCTTGTCGCCCCACACGATGAGCGTCGGCGTGGTCAGGTCGCCGTAATGCTCCATCATCGCGAGCACCTTGTCGTCGCCGAATTCGCGCACGATGCGGTGCAGCACCTCGCCGTAGCCCGGCTTGGAAAGCGCCCGGGCGTATTCGTCCTTCAGCGCGTCGGTGACCTTCGCGTCGTCGTAATACACATCCTCGATCGACAGATCGGCGACGATGCGACCGAGCCACGAACCGGCCAGCCGCTTCGCGCCGGGGAGCTTCGTCGTCCATGGCGGATCGAACGGAAAACACACAGGTGACACGACCACGAGACGTTCGATGTTTTGCGGATGCGTCGCCGCAATATAGAGCGAAATGCCGCCGCCCATCGACGACCCCGCGAGCGAGTAGCGCTCGACGCCGAGTTTCGCGATCGCCCGCGCAATGATGTCCGCCTGATTCGACGCGCTGTACGTGTGCGGCGCGGGCGGGATGTCCGACCTGCCGAAGCCTGGCTGATCGACGAGGATCACGCGAAAACCCGCGTCCACCAGCGGCTGAAAGTTCCGGTGCCAGCAATACGTGGAATCGCCGTAGCCGTGGATCATCACGACGACGCGGCGCCCGCCGTCGCCCGGTCCCGAGTCGATCATGTGCAGCTTGAAACCGCCCACGTCCATATCGCGCCGCCACGTCTCGACCGCGTCGTTCCACGCCGCGTCGCCCGGCCCAACGCGCGCCGCGCACGCAACCTGCGTCGCCAGTGCGATGACAATGATCGCAAACGCCGCCCACCGGATTCGCCGACTCGATTGCCCGGCCATGATCTCCCCCGATCCGTCGCCGACGCACCATACGCGCGTTCGGGGCGGGCGTCATCGGTCGCGACGGAAGGCGGACTCGCCACGAGGTTCCGCGACCTCGCCCCCTACGAAAAATTATTTTGTTATTGTCGCAACCATTGTGATAACATGCGAATCATCTTTCACGGAGCGCGACCATGCGCCTCACGACTTGGCCACTTCTTCTCGCGGCGATGTGCGTGGCGCTCGTTTCCGGCGCGTGCGACTGCGAGTGGCCGACGCTCGGGGACGACGATTCGGACGACGATTCAGACGATGACCTATCGGACGACGACGGCGACGATGACGCGGACGACGATCTGGGGGATGACGACGCCGACGACGATACCGCCCCCGACGACGATTCGGATGACGATCTCGACGACGACAGCGTCGATGACGACACCGGGGACGACGACAGCATCGACGACGACACGGGGCTCGACTGCGTCTGGACGATCGAGGAGATCGCGCCCGCGGAGGCGACATTGTGGGGTTCGGCGATTGCGGTGAACGCGCTCGATCAGCCGATGATCCTTGCGAATCGCATCGACACCCTCGGTGCGTACCTCGCGACACGCGGCGACGACGGCGGGTGGACGCACGAACTTGTGGACGCCGAGGGATACGCCAATACTCCGGCGATCGCCCTCGGCGCGGATGACGAGGTGCATCTCGCGTATTGGACGGGCAATCCCGACCCGCAGTACATGACGATGCGCCACACCGTCGGTCCGCCTTGGGTGAGCGATGCCGTCACCATTTCTCGACTTGGCCGGGACGATCCGTCGCTCGCCATCGGCCCGGACGACGCGGCGCACATCGGCCTCGGGTACTGCGATTATCGCGGTGTCGGCGGCTACACCGAGAGCCGCACGAATCGTTCGGGAACCTGGACGCTGGAGTGGCTGTTGATCTCCAACCTCATGTGCCCGGGTGTTTCGGTCGCGGTGGATGCAAACAACGATACCTGGATCGCGACATCGATGCCCGTCCCGATCTGGTACGACGGACCGCTTCTCGTCGCGCACGGGCGCATTCCGTTCCTATGGCCGACCGAGACGGCGGCCGAATCCGTCACACCGGCGAAATTCTCGCTCGCCCTTGATCCGGACGGCTCGCCGGTGGTGGCTTTCAATCAGAGTTCGACAAGCCTGTATCTTGGAGAGCGGCGTTCGGCCGCATGGGAGATCACGCAGCTCCCGGCGGCCGGAACCGTCGGAAACCCCCGCGCTCTGGCGATCGACACGCAGGGACACCGGCATCTCATCGTCCACAACAAGCTCGCCCACCTGCTGATGTACGGCAACGACGTCTCGGGTCAGTGGGCGTTCACGACGCTGGACACAATCCCGCTGGACTGGGCATGGGCGTCGCTCGCGCTCGATTCCCTCGGGCGGCCTCACGTGTCATACACGCTCGAGTATCCGACTCACGTGCGTTACGCGGGCTGCCGCGCGGACTGACGGATCGTGCATCTCCGGCTGAACAGGGACACCTCGTGTGCATGAAAATTCACGTTTGTGTCCTGCTCTCTTTGCTCCTTTTTCTCGCACTCGGTTGCGCGGGCGACGATGACGACTCGGCTCCCGTTCCCCCGGATGACGACGCCGACGACGACGACATGTCCGACGACGACGCGGACGATGATGCCGACGACGACACATGGCCGCCGCTGCCCGATGACGATGCGGATGATGATGCGGACGACGACACGACCCCGGTGTTGCCTCCGCCGATCCTCGACGAGGCCGGTCGCACGCTGATCCTGCACGGCGGCAACTTCATGGCGGTGGGGTACGGCGGCGCGCCGATCGACTACGAGCGCATGCGCGACTGGGGCTTCAACGTCGTACGCATCCTGATGACGTGGGCGGCGCTGGAACCGACGCGCGGCGACTACGACGAAGCCTATTTGCCCGACGTGGTGGAGCCGCAGGTCGAGTACGCCGCGAACGCGGGGCTGCGCGTGATTCTCGATCTGCATCACTTTCATTGGTCCTCGTGTTCGGGCGGCATGGGTTGGCCGGACTGGACGTGCGAGACGCCGCCCGACTGGGTGCCGGCGGACCTCGAATACCTTTGGCAATCGGGAAAATTCTGGGAGCGGCCGGATGATGTCGCCGCATTCGTCGCCGCGTGGGAGCAGGTGGCGACGCACTTCGCGGGTGACGCGCGCGTCTTCGCCTACGATCTGTTCAACGAACCGCTCGCGGGCATTCGCACGCCGCCGTGGCTATCCGAAAATCAACTGATGCGTCCGCTGTATGCCGACACGATCGAGGCGATCCGTGCCATCGACCCCGCGCCCTACATCGCGCTCGAACCGATGATGCTCAGCGTCGTCGGTTTTCCGTTCGTAATGGAACCGCTGCCGTACGATCGGCTCATCTACGCGCCGCACCTCTACCCGCGCAACATTGTCTCCGGCGACGGCTACAACTTCGACCGGCACGTTCTGGAGTGGCAGACGGCGCAGCGCGCGGGCGAATCCGCCGGGCACGGCATGCCGTTGCTGTGGGGCGAGACGGGGCTGCAGTCGGCGGCGACGCGCGCGAGCGAATACGCCCGCGACTTTGCCGACCTCGCCGACGTGAGTCTTGCGAGCTGGGCGTGGTGGGCGTTCGGATACGACGACGACTCGATGGGGCTGTGCCGAGCGGACGGCACGCCCAAGGACGAGTTCTTCCCACACCTCGCGCGTCCTTACCCGCGCGTCACCGGCGGCCAATTGCGCGAATTCGCGTTCGACGCGGCGACGGGCACGCTCACCGTCACGTTCGACACGATCGCCGGGATCGACCCCACGCTCGAAATTTTCGTGGACGACGAGTACTTCTACGCGGGCGGATTCGACGTGACGAGTACGGATGCGGACGACACGTGGAGCTACTCGTTCGACGACGACGCGAATTCGCTCACGATGAGCGCGGACCCTCTCGCGGATTCACACACGATTTGGATCGAACCCGCGATCTAACTCATACGAGCGACGTCGGCCGCTCCACGCACCGCTCGCCCTCGTTGCGCGCGTTGTTCACGTACGTCGAAACCTCGAAGGCTTCCATCGCCTCTGCGTCATAAGGCGCAAGCAGATCCGCCACGTCTCCCGCCTTCTGCGACGCGGGATCAAGCCAGCGGGCCACATCTTCGCGACGCAGGATCACCGGCATGCGTTCGTGCAATGGGGCCATGAGCGCGTTCGCCGACGTGGTGAGGATCGCGCACGATTCGAGTTCGGCGCCGTCAGGCGAACTCCAACGCTCCCACAACCCCGCGAACGCCATCGGCGAGCCGTCGCGCAGTCGGATGCACCACGGCTGCTTCGCCGCGCCGCGTTTTTGCCATTCGTAGAAGTGCGTCGCGGGGACGAGGCAGCGGCGATACTTCATCGCCGCACGAAACGACGGCTTCTCGGCCGCGGTTTCGGCGCGCGCGTTGATCATCCGCGCGGCCATCGACGGGTCCTTCGACCACGACGGCACGAGCCCCCACAGCACCGTCGCGATGCGGCGGCGTGCATCGTCGGCGTTGCGGACGATCATCACAGGCTGCGTGGGCGCGATGTTGTATCGCGGCGGTGGGTCGGGCGCGGCCTTCCAGTCTTCCCAGTCGGCCTCATACATCTCGGCGAGCGATTTCGGCGCCATGTTCAGCGCGTAGCGCCCACACATCGCTCAGCTCTTCTCCCGGCTCACGCCGATGACGGCGTCGCCGCGTTCCAGGCCGAATCGCTGACGGGCCGATCCCTCGCGCACGGCGAGTTCGTAGAATCCCTCGCTGCCCACCAGCCAGACAGCCTCGCCGCGAAGCACGTCGGCGTAAGTGCGCCCGATGACCGGCGCACCGATCTCGCGGCCCGGCACGTGAAACGCGTCAGGATGCCGGTCGAAGTCGCCGGGGCACAAGTTCGTGATTGCGTTGCCGAAGCGGTCGAAATGCATCACGCGCCCGCGCACGCCGCCGGCGCCACGCGACTTCTCCCAATCGGGCAGATGCACCGGATTGACCAGCACGGGGCCGAGCGTGAGCGGGTCCGCTCCCGACGCGATGCGCGCGGCGATCGGCGCGAAGAGGTCGCGGCCGTGGAAGGTGGCCGACGCCTCGGGCGACTCGCTGATTTCGACGGCGGAAGAGTCCTCGC is part of the Deltaproteobacteria bacterium genome and harbors:
- a CDS encoding PilZ domain-containing protein; this encodes MQRKTGMKRMYTTGDVARLLGTTANTVTRWFDEGMLGGYRLPVGKERRIPLSNLRAFMWEHRIPLDLLEEDSARYRRTHTRITCGGRLHFTLINGEDHRPFPGRFEDLSMGGARIVYDEADDLALPRGARRMHLKVADGPLGGMDIPAQLVHVTPRDNSFAVGVRFGLLSESQVNRIESAIGKVPVLSWSAGRTEPKFPANESDHF
- a CDS encoding RNA methyltransferase, producing MNVHLVLDNIRSAYNVGAMFRTADAVGVARVVLCGITAHPPNAKLEKTALGATDVVPWSYHASTNWALDELHAAGCAIVALEAAPSATPIHDFDWPDPVALVVGNEVTGISPEILTRCDAVVAIPMVGVKNSLNVASAATVALYEIRRRFISAS
- a CDS encoding deoxyhypusine synthase family protein, with the translated sequence MAGEKTAKVSSVLTPELRASKKKILKTPVKQLGLTRGFRVADLVGGMKGMSIQARAIGQCAEVLDGIYTDKKRPTVLLGLAGPLIAAGLRNVIRELVTGGYVDVIVSTGAIMYQDIYQARGFHHYKGTTGADDTILRDHYIDRIYDTYVDEEAFWNTDLWLGRIADELPPGNYSSRQYLDFVGSKLDDPNSIVRACHERGIPIFCPALNDSSIGIGLTDHRNRHIHELDKSIAIDSIQDNYELTQIVVKSKSTAAFYVAGGVPKNYINDSIVMGYIFGLDRGHDYALQVTTAVTMDGGLSSSTLGEAQSWGKIDRKAHFAMAWVEPSVSIPLLAAYVFDTHKGRPALKLNWAGQILKKLERPAK
- a CDS encoding TlpA family protein disulfide reductase, which produces MTWRFPALMVAVVLAVSGVVACGGDDDDDNDTGNESDDDVYVPPDDDGDDDDSVDDDADDDDATDDDTADDDAADDDTADDDTADDDSTDDDTTDDDTGDDDDVQIGYDIGDQMPDFTLADNNSEPWTLYDHAGSIVMLDSSAMWCVPCRMDTPNLQDLADSYAANGVVVAQLIAENYHNLTPTDTQIDSWVNKYDLTIPVLIDPGWAVGGPVGNGYIPFYWVMDEDGVIRYKSNYVDDFYDHIDNIIGL
- a CDS encoding ParA family protein, with protein sequence MRIIAFVNEKGGSCKTTLSVNIAAYFALRLGLRVLLVDLDPQGQSGKSLGLDVKGAARTTLDLLMNNALGVADVAVASRIPGLDVVIANKTLTDFPIAAGADDDRALKLKTKIDAASGYDYVVFDSPPSLGLITVNIMVAAKEIVIPVNMTFLALDGCAEIVETVDAVRESYDCPDLRVALVVPVLYRNTRLANAILGKLREFFGERLSSTIVGYNVAIDEAQSYGQTIWEYAPRSKGAELIEALAKEIHGAA
- a CDS encoding alpha/beta hydrolase → MAGQSSRRIRWAAFAIIVIALATQVACAARVGPGDAAWNDAVETWRRDMDVGGFKLHMIDSGPGDGGRRVVVMIHGYGDSTYCWHRNFQPLVDAGFRVILVDQPGFGRSDIPPAPHTYSASNQADIIARAIAKLGVERYSLAGSSMGGGISLYIAATHPQNIERLVVVSPVCFPFDPPWTTKLPGAKRLAGSWLGRIVADLSIEDVYYDDAKVTDALKDEYARALSKPGYGEVLHRIVREFGDDKVLAMMEHYGDLTTPTLIVWGDKDKWVPPALGPRLRDALPNARLEMVPNSGHLGHQESPEIVNPLMIEFLKGEPGQAAP
- a CDS encoding cellulase family glycosylhydrolase; translated protein: MKIHVCVLLSLLLFLALGCAGDDDDSAPVPPDDDADDDDMSDDDADDDADDDTWPPLPDDDADDDADDDTTPVLPPPILDEAGRTLILHGGNFMAVGYGGAPIDYERMRDWGFNVVRILMTWAALEPTRGDYDEAYLPDVVEPQVEYAANAGLRVILDLHHFHWSSCSGGMGWPDWTCETPPDWVPADLEYLWQSGKFWERPDDVAAFVAAWEQVATHFAGDARVFAYDLFNEPLAGIRTPPWLSENQLMRPLYADTIEAIRAIDPAPYIALEPMMLSVVGFPFVMEPLPYDRLIYAPHLYPRNIVSGDGYNFDRHVLEWQTAQRAGESAGHGMPLLWGETGLQSAATRASEYARDFADLADVSLASWAWWAFGYDDDSMGLCRADGTPKDEFFPHLARPYPRVTGGQLREFAFDAATGTLTVTFDTIAGIDPTLEIFVDDEYFYAGGFDVTSTDADDTWSYSFDDDANSLTMSADPLADSHTIWIEPAI
- a CDS encoding SOS response-associated peptidase: MCGRYALNMAPKSLAEMYEADWEDWKAAPDPPPRYNIAPTQPVMIVRNADDARRRIATVLWGLVPSWSKDPSMAARMINARAETAAEKPSFRAAMKYRRCLVPATHFYEWQKRGAAKQPWCIRLRDGSPMAFAGLWERWSSPDGAELESCAILTTSANALMAPLHERMPVILRREDVARWLDPASQKAGDVADLLAPYDAEAMEAFEVSTYVNNARNEGERCVERPTSLV
- a CDS encoding SAM-dependent chlorinase/fluorinase, whose amino-acid sequence is MPRIVTLTTDFGLADGYVAAMKGVILSICPDVVLVDITHQIEPQDVRGGAYVLGTAARRFPSGTIHLGVVDPGVGSARRGMVLVSGGHIFVGPDNGLFTSALGEDSSAVEISESPEASATFHGRDLFAPIAARIASGADPLTLGPVLVNPVHLPDWEKSRGAGGVRGRVMHFDRFGNAITNLCPGDFDRHPDAFHVPGREIGAPVIGRTYADVLRGEAVWLVGSEGFYELAVREGSARQRFGLERGDAVIGVSREKS